In the genome of Parafrankia discariae, the window TCGCGAGCACGACGGTGTCCGTGTCGACGGTGCGCTTCTCGCCGGTCGGCAGATACCGGATGTGCACCCGGACGCCGTCCGACAGCTTCTCGAAGGATTCGGCTCGGGACGCGCGCAGGAAGTGCAGCCGCCGGGGGCCGCGCACCTTTTCCTGGTAGGCGCGGCGGTACAGCTCGTCGATGAGGTCCATGTCCACGGCCGAGTAGTTCGTGCCACGGTGATAGCCGAGCAGCATGGCGCGGACGTTCTCGGGCGCGTGGTAGAACTCGTCGACCGCGTCCGGGTCGAAGATCTGGTTGACGAAGCCGCTGTTGTCCGCCGGGCTGAACCCGTAGCGGGAGAACACCGAGAAGACCTCGGCCTGCGGGAATCGCGTGTGCAGGTGCTCGGTCACCTCGGCGGCGCTCTGGCCGGCCCCGACCACGACGAACCGGCCGCGTGGCGTCGAGGGCATCCGCGCGAGGCGGTGCAGCAGCTCGTGGTTGTGCCAGGTCCGGTCGTCGATCTCGACACCGTCGGGCAGCCTGGGTTCCAGCCCGGCCGCGATGACGACGTTGCGGGCCCGGCGCACGACCGTCCGGTCCGGGTTTCCCCGGTGCCGGCTGATCACGTCGACGTAGGCGATCTCGCCTTCGTGGGTCACCGGCCGAAGGTCGACCACCTCGGTGTCGTACTCGACGAGGTCGTCGAGCCGGCCCGCGGCCCATTCCAGATAGTCGTGGTATTCGGAGCGCAGCGGATACATCGTCTTGTGGTTGATGAAGTCCACCAGGCGGTTCCTGGAATGGAGGAACGCGAGAAAGGTGAAGCTGCTCGACGGATTGCGCAGGGTTACCAGGTCCTTCAGGTAGGACACCTGCATGGTCGCTCCGTCGAGGAGCATCCCCCGGTGCCACCCGAAACGAACCTGGCGTTCGAGGAAGACGGCGCGTAGCGCCGCACCGGCGGAGACACTGCTGTTGTGTTCCTCGATTGCGATCGCCAGAGCGATGTTCGAGGGCCCGAACCCGACTCCGATGATGTCGTGCACACCGAGTTCCGCGGTCGGCGGACGGTCTCCCACGGCTGCCCCTCTGGTCGGTCAATGTAACCGGGCTTTATTAAGGTTAACTTAACTTATGTTCTGGGTGGCGCGTCGAGCTGTCAAGAAGTTCCCCGAGGTCGGGCGGTTGGTGGCGGCTTCGCGGGTTGATCGCGCCGGGTTTGGCGCGGGCCCCTCGGGCTGTTCTTCGGGGTGCCCGGCCCGGTCCTGGAGTGGGTCCGGCGGGCCGCCGTGGATCCCGGCCTGCCGTGAGGTCGTGGACTGCCTGGCGGGGTGTTCCCGCGATGATCTTCTTGTGGACGATGGGGCGATGGGGCGATGGGCTGCCTGGCTTCGCCGTGGATGGGGAGCAAGTTAAGTGAGGCTAACTTAGGTTGGTTGGGGTTGGTGGTCAAGTGGATCCGATGCGTCGGTTCTGGCGCTCGACCGGCCTTGACCCGAAAGTCCGTTGCCTGATAAGGCAAACCTAACCTAACGGTCTGGACGGTGGCAACAGGTGATCCAGGGCGTCCGGGCGTGGTGGTCCCAGGTGCTCGCCCGGGTGAGGTGCCGGGCGGGTGGATGGCCCGTGATCTCGCCGTTCGATCACGGAGCGTGGCAATGATCGAAATTCATCGGGGAATCAGGCTTATCCGTACTCAAGAGGTCACGGAGCGGGCGGGTGGCGAGTAATCGGTCGTAACGGCTGACAGCGTCGCTCTATTTAAGCTAGCCTTACTTAACCACCGACTTGAGTGGGTCTTACCTGTAGGCGCGATCCGAGGAGACGGCAGTCATGTCGACGAATCCCTTCGACGACGAGAACGGCACCTTTTTCGTGCTGGTCAACTCGGAAGGTCAACACTCGCTGTGGCCGAGTTTCGCCGTGGTGCCGGCGGGCTGGACCGTCGTCCACGGCGAGGAGACCCGTCAGTCGTGCCTCGACTACGTCGAGGCCAACTGGACCGATCTGCGTCCGCGCAGCCTGGTCGAGCAGATGGAGAGGGGCGCGTCCGCCTCCGGCGTCTCCGCGCCGCGGTGAGCGTCCGGGGGAGTTGCCGCAGCGGGTCCGTCCCGTTCGACCGGCCGCCGCGGACCGCCGCGAGTCTCGCGCGCGGGCTGGCCGCGCCGTTCGTGGTCTACGAGCGGGCCGGCGAGTGGTCCTGCGGTTCGGGAGCGCTCGCCGAGGTCGTGTGAGCGCCACCGGGGTGAGGCACCGGGGTGAGGCACCGGAAGGACGGCGGCGACTGGCGGTCCGAACCGACCGGTGTCACCCCGCTGCTGCGTGTGTTCGTGTCGCGGCGGGCGGTGCGGCTGACCGGCGGGGTCGCCGTCCCGCGTGCCCTCGACACCGCTGAGCTGGCGGAGCTCGCCGGGTTGCTCGCCGCGGAGCCGAGCGGTCCGTCGCCGGCCGAAGCCGCCCGTCCCGGGGAGCCCGTCCGGACGAGCCGGGTGACGCGCCGCGTGCGCGTCACCCGGCTCGTCAACGTTACGGCTGCCGGGTGAGGTAGCCGCCCATCTTGGTGAAGTACTCCGTCGCCGGCAGCTCCCGGCCGTCGTCGGTGCGCACCGTCCGGACCAGCAGCCCGTGGCTGCGGCCGCGGCGCGCCTCGGCGCCGGCCACGATGACGATCCCGTCCCCCTCCCGGATGAAGATCCGTCCCGGGGTGCCACCGTAGACGCCCTGCGACACCTCCGCGGAGATGATCCGCAGCCGCTCGCCGTCGCGGTACGTGAAGGCGTTGGGGTAGGGGTCGCACTGGGCGCGGACGAGCCGGTCGAGCTCCTCGGCGGTCCAGGTCCAGTCGATGAGGCTGTCCAGGTCCGACCGCTTGTGGAAGAAGCTCGCCTTCGAACGGTCCTGCTTCGCCCACTCGGTGCGCCCGGACGCCAGCAGCTCCAGGCCCTCCACGGCCAGCGGGCCGAACAGCGCCAGCGTGCGGTGGAACAGGTCGGCCGTCGTGTCGCGCGGGCCGACCGGCACCCGCCGCTGCAGCACGATGTCACCGGCGTCGAGGTCGTCGGTCATCATGTGCGCGGTCACGCCCACCTCGGGCTCGTTGTTGATGAGCGCCCAGATCAGCGGCGCGAACCCGGCGTAGGCCGGCAGCAGCGAGTCGTGGATGTTCAGCGTTCCCAGCCGGGGCAGGTTGAAGATCTGCGGCGGAATCCAGGTGCGCCAGTTAGTGGCGACGATGACGTCGGGGTCGGCCGCCTTGAGCAGCGAGATCAGTTCCTCGTCGTCGGGACGGTTCCGGATGGCCACCGGCACGCCGGCCTCGGTGGCGAGGTCGGCGACCGAGTCGTCCCAGATCTTCTCGTACGCGCCTTCGCCCTTCTCGTGGGTGACGACGAGAGTGACGTCATTGTCGGAGTTGAGGAGCGCCTGTAGCGTTCGATGTCCCCAGGTCTGATATCCGAACATTACAACGCGCATGTCAGCGTTTCTCCTCTGGTGGGCGCTTCGTGTGGTGGCTGTTGGACGGCGGGGACGCTGGCCGGAATGTGTGCCGCGGGCAGGCGGCCCCGGTGGGAGGTCGCGGAATTCGCCGACGGCTCCGGAGCTCGCCGGTGACACCGGGATCCGGTCACCGGTCTCTCCGGGTGTGCCGCTCCGCCGGCCCGGATGGACTCCGGTCGGAGGGCGGGCCGGCCAGCAAACTCCTCGTGCTTCGGGATTCACACGGACAGGGTGAGGGCTCGCTCGCGACCTGACCGTCAGCCTCTTAAGTGAGGCTTACTTATGCTGGGATGTCCGGTGTCGACTGTCAAGCGAATCGGACCGGTCGGACACGAACCGCGATGTCCGGGCACGCCCCGGCGACATGACATCCCACCCGGAGCGAACCGCGCCGCGACGGCAGCGGTCGTCAGCCTGTGCCGCCAGCCGGTTGAGGACAGGCCGAGCCGACCGGCCACCTGACTGGTGGCGGCCGGTCCCGGCCGTGATCAGCCGACGGGCGGCGTGGGGTCGGCTGGGGGAGTCGTGGGCCCGCCCGCCGGCGGTGTGGTCGCCGGCGGTGTGGTCGCCGGCGCCGACGACGCCGGCGCGGTGGTCATCGGCGGTGTCGTCGGCGCCGCCGTGGGAGTCACCTCGGGCGGATCGGTCTGAGCCGGCGAAGACGGTGGCACCGGAGCGGTCGTCCGCCGCGCCCGGG includes:
- a CDS encoding lysine N(6)-hydroxylase/L-ornithine N(5)-oxygenase family protein — translated: MGDRPPTAELGVHDIIGVGFGPSNIALAIAIEEHNSSVSAGAALRAVFLERQVRFGWHRGMLLDGATMQVSYLKDLVTLRNPSSSFTFLAFLHSRNRLVDFINHKTMYPLRSEYHDYLEWAAGRLDDLVEYDTEVVDLRPVTHEGEIAYVDVISRHRGNPDRTVVRRARNVVIAAGLEPRLPDGVEIDDRTWHNHELLHRLARMPSTPRGRFVVVGAGQSAAEVTEHLHTRFPQAEVFSVFSRYGFSPADNSGFVNQIFDPDAVDEFYHAPENVRAMLLGYHRGTNYSAVDMDLIDELYRRAYQEKVRGPRRLHFLRASRAESFEKLSDGVRVHIRYLPTGEKRTVDTDTVVLATGYHARDPRRLLGGLGEACLTADDGQLQVGRDYSVDTVAGTTAGIYVPGASEYSHGISSSLLSNISVRAGEILTSVLDRQELEVPLATVPSGVAGSGYLNSRPNAQPQS
- a CDS encoding MbtH family protein — translated: MSTNPFDDENGTFFVLVNSEGQHSLWPSFAVVPAGWTVVHGEETRQSCLDYVEANWTDLRPRSLVEQMERGASASGVSAPR
- a CDS encoding methionyl-tRNA formyltransferase, which encodes MRVVMFGYQTWGHRTLQALLNSDNDVTLVVTHEKGEGAYEKIWDDSVADLATEAGVPVAIRNRPDDEELISLLKAADPDVIVATNWRTWIPPQIFNLPRLGTLNIHDSLLPAYAGFAPLIWALINNEPEVGVTAHMMTDDLDAGDIVLQRRVPVGPRDTTADLFHRTLALFGPLAVEGLELLASGRTEWAKQDRSKASFFHKRSDLDSLIDWTWTAEELDRLVRAQCDPYPNAFTYRDGERLRIISAEVSQGVYGGTPGRIFIREGDGIVIVAGAEARRGRSHGLLVRTVRTDDGRELPATEYFTKMGGYLTRQP